The Desulfosporosinus acidiphilus SJ4 genome has a window encoding:
- a CDS encoding prepilin peptidase, which translates to MFGLGGIIIGSFLNVVIYRVPKGESIISPGSHCPKCGHALRAWELIPIVSFIIQGGRCLNCRTKVSWRYPGVELLTGLLFSLTGTLGFLMGFHPARIGLNLVFTASLIALTFIDFDTYRLPDVLTLPLWGLGLIGGFIIPGYPSGWESILSSLGAGGFFWLITRIHPQGMGLGDVKLVAALGAFLGFPGIFLAVFLGSLVGAIVGLVILWLGHRGFRQQIPFGPYLSLGAVLTLWWGTRIFDWYWAWFK; encoded by the coding sequence ATGTTCGGTCTGGGAGGCATCATCATCGGCAGTTTTTTAAATGTTGTCATCTATCGTGTTCCTAAAGGTGAATCGATCATTTCACCGGGTTCTCACTGCCCAAAATGCGGACATGCTCTTCGGGCCTGGGAACTCATCCCTATTGTTAGTTTTATAATCCAAGGGGGACGATGCTTGAACTGCCGGACAAAAGTTTCTTGGCGCTATCCCGGGGTAGAACTTCTTACGGGTTTACTCTTCTCTTTGACGGGTACATTGGGCTTTTTAATGGGTTTTCATCCGGCGAGAATAGGATTAAATCTCGTGTTTACTGCATCCTTAATTGCTTTAACGTTTATTGATTTTGACACCTATCGTTTACCGGATGTTTTGACGCTTCCGCTCTGGGGGCTGGGTTTGATTGGGGGCTTTATTATACCCGGGTATCCATCAGGATGGGAGAGTATTCTTAGTTCCCTGGGAGCCGGCGGCTTTTTTTGGCTTATTACCCGAATTCATCCTCAAGGCATGGGGCTTGGAGATGTTAAATTGGTGGCAGCTTTAGGTGCCTTTTTAGGATTTCCGGGAATCTTCCTTGCTGTTTTTCTGGGAAGCCTAGTGGGGGCAATCGTTGGGTTAGTGATTCTTTGGCTGGGTCATAGGGGATTTCGCCAACAGATCCCTTTTGGCCCGTATCTTTCCTTAGGTGCTGTTCTGACTTTATGGTGGGGAACGAGGATCTTCGACTGGTATTGGGCATGGTTTAAATAG
- a CDS encoding type II secretion system protein, whose translation MRTMNDIPRENGFTLIEVMAVIIIMGIIAAVIIPKITLSTALARKKADVATAHQVKAALDRYQVENGAYPKISELSVDSSGEVVCSKLIPKYIGKLDKKTTQQAVADGNKGFGVAELTIDATDKTLYRISEPKDNETIKTVMIYLSSDGLAAEVRAYDEDLKNILWTSAD comes from the coding sequence ATGAGAACGATGAATGATATTCCCCGCGAGAATGGATTTACACTCATCGAAGTTATGGCCGTCATCATTATTATGGGTATTATTGCCGCAGTGATTATTCCGAAAATAACATTAAGTACGGCATTAGCCAGGAAAAAGGCCGATGTGGCCACTGCTCATCAGGTTAAAGCAGCACTGGATCGTTATCAAGTGGAAAACGGAGCGTATCCGAAAATTAGTGAATTATCCGTAGATTCCAGTGGTGAAGTGGTTTGTTCAAAACTAATACCAAAATATATTGGAAAACTGGATAAAAAAACGACTCAACAAGCCGTTGCAGATGGAAACAAGGGGTTTGGTGTTGCTGAATTAACGATCGATGCTACCGATAAAACCCTTTATCGGATTTCGGAGCCAAAAGATAATGAAACCATTAAAACGGTGATGATCTATTTGTCCTCTGACGGCTTGGCGGCTGAAGTTCGCGCTTATGATGAGGATTTAAAAAATATACTTTGGACTTCGGCCGATTAA
- a CDS encoding prepilin-type N-terminal cleavage/methylation domain-containing protein, whose translation MRREDGFTLLEVLTALLIAGIFLISALNLLTELWGGNSSLNESIRGSICSYDCR comes from the coding sequence ATGAGGAGAGAAGATGGCTTCACTCTTTTGGAGGTTCTCACTGCCTTACTGATTGCCGGAATTTTTTTGATCAGCGCCTTGAATCTTTTGACAGAACTATGGGGGGGGAACTCGAGCCTTAACGAGTCAATTAGAGGCTCAATATGCTCTTATGACTGCCGGTAA
- the aroQ gene encoding type II 3-dehydroquinate dehydratase, whose translation MANIYVFHGPNLNLLGVREPQHYGMQTLAEINQELLEMAKQAGLRAECRQTNHEGDLLDWIQALTSEDFLILNPGAWTHTSYAIRDAISGVKVPAVEVHLSNIHARESFRETSLIAPVCLGQISGLGAASYTLAMRYAINYQIGRSQ comes from the coding sequence TTGGCAAATATTTATGTTTTTCATGGACCTAACTTAAACTTGTTGGGAGTACGTGAGCCGCAGCATTACGGTATGCAAACTTTAGCAGAAATCAACCAGGAGCTGCTTGAAATGGCAAAGCAGGCAGGACTCAGGGCCGAATGCCGGCAAACAAATCATGAAGGAGATTTGCTTGATTGGATTCAAGCTTTAACTTCAGAAGATTTTCTAATTCTTAATCCTGGGGCTTGGACCCATACCAGTTATGCAATTCGAGATGCTATCAGCGGTGTAAAGGTTCCCGCTGTGGAGGTTCATCTTTCGAATATTCACGCTCGCGAATCCTTTCGAGAGACGTCTCTGATTGCACCGGTTTGTCTGGGTCAAATATCAGGATTGGGAGCAGCCAGTTATACCCTGGCTATGCGATATGCAATTAACTATCAAATTGGACGGTCACAATGA
- a CDS encoding LysM peptidoglycan-binding domain-containing protein, whose amino-acid sequence MVKEYILRPGDNFYGLSQRMGCTCDDFMRANPNLDPLKLQIGEKIVLPELKGNIKGKEQYADIRVGHGQEFAGDYLDDVEMEVEGVRFRLRRIGEPNVPHELHFILPRTEIRKVQPAGEGGPTELQIMISNLDIVLSPRLVSGDSAEQIKASPQATVQTKVQQQASQPSQPFQTPPQIPTR is encoded by the coding sequence GTGGTTAAAGAATACATTCTTCGACCTGGAGATAATTTTTATGGTTTGTCACAGCGTATGGGGTGCACCTGTGACGATTTTATGCGGGCCAATCCGAACCTTGATCCCTTGAAACTTCAGATTGGGGAAAAAATTGTTCTTCCTGAGCTCAAAGGAAATATCAAAGGCAAAGAACAATATGCAGATATACGAGTTGGACATGGGCAGGAATTTGCAGGAGATTATCTTGATGATGTGGAAATGGAAGTTGAGGGAGTGCGTTTTCGTCTGAGACGAATCGGAGAACCGAATGTTCCCCATGAACTTCATTTCATTCTTCCCCGCACCGAGATTCGCAAAGTCCAACCTGCCGGTGAAGGAGGCCCGACTGAATTACAGATTATGATCAGCAATTTAGATATTGTACTATCACCGCGTTTAGTCAGCGGCGACAGCGCCGAACAGATTAAAGCTTCACCGCAAGCTACGGTGCAGACAAAGGTACAGCAGCAGGCTTCTCAGCCCTCTCAACCTTTTCAAACGCCCCCCCAGATTCCAACGCGCTAG
- a CDS encoding general secretion pathway protein GspK, with product MLSAFSAWGMEVYLKATIEKRMVRREVQSLQALYVAEGGIEWAKVHLQSDYGLSQGEVLFDTGQARISIHRLDGGYRVTSEGHSGLAVRKVEEILQKETGKWIIQSYQELHQ from the coding sequence TTGCTGTCTGCTTTTTCGGCTTGGGGAATGGAAGTTTATTTAAAGGCAACGATCGAGAAGAGAATGGTCAGGAGAGAGGTTCAGAGCCTGCAAGCCCTCTATGTCGCTGAAGGAGGAATTGAATGGGCGAAGGTACATTTACAGTCTGATTATGGGCTGAGTCAAGGAGAGGTACTATTCGATACGGGGCAGGCCAGGATTTCGATTCATCGTCTTGATGGTGGGTACAGAGTGACTTCCGAAGGCCATTCTGGTCTAGCCGTTCGCAAAGTTGAGGAGATACTTCAAAAAGAAACAGGAAAATGGATTATTCAGAGTTATCAGGAGTTACATCAGTAA
- a CDS encoding Competence protein A codes for MKSVIFEITEHELHVFKVSLPLFASLKRSHCSSWVKFDRIQIPGILEQGIVRDEAALLQYLIDYRAENSCKGYQAFLAIPLQSGFVRSYKIPWLAKHHRESAIALLVAEEVPSSSGLLYYDYLILEEERHDSLTILLGALRQEILAQYLAVFKQAGIRVGGVNFSWAVLGQGLGFISGEDVLYLQEDLGGLQVALFHGQVPESVRFLSSAKPAVEIDNNEENNPDIYNYSEEQVKEIRRFLLYFNAQPPGLNLRRIVWSGNPALESLAKSILQADNAALVEQAKLTSVPEVWLRILGENNGFAEPAIAYAIRIFQKSMLLNLGRQPEKSLKVQLRYQRLVVILMAFLIIGNSFWLSFHQKTSVLQQENRRLSQKGYKIEAQLRQQQELTRSWGIARSHSGRIGGSLRQIQALLEPRLTIQTLDYRQGNLSLTGRASDIECIQSLIQGLRKLDWNRPVLRGYTSTSPEHIEFSLSASRKSADS; via the coding sequence ATGAAATCAGTCATATTTGAAATCACGGAACACGAACTTCACGTTTTTAAAGTATCCCTCCCCCTGTTTGCAAGTCTTAAACGGAGTCATTGTTCTTCATGGGTCAAGTTTGACCGTATACAAATACCAGGCATCCTTGAACAAGGGATTGTTCGTGATGAAGCTGCACTTTTACAGTATTTAATCGATTATCGGGCAGAAAACTCTTGCAAGGGTTACCAGGCCTTTTTAGCGATACCTTTACAATCAGGATTTGTTCGTTCTTATAAAATCCCTTGGCTTGCCAAACATCATAGGGAATCGGCAATAGCTCTCTTAGTTGCTGAAGAAGTGCCGAGCAGCTCTGGACTTCTGTACTATGATTATCTTATCCTTGAAGAGGAAAGACACGATAGCCTGACCATTTTATTAGGAGCATTGCGTCAAGAAATTCTTGCCCAGTACCTTGCAGTTTTTAAACAAGCAGGGATAAGAGTAGGCGGGGTTAATTTCTCTTGGGCAGTTTTAGGTCAAGGGTTAGGCTTTATCAGCGGCGAGGATGTACTATACTTACAAGAGGACTTGGGAGGGCTGCAAGTTGCATTGTTTCATGGGCAGGTTCCTGAAAGTGTACGATTTCTGTCTTCAGCAAAACCGGCAGTTGAGATTGATAACAATGAGGAAAATAATCCGGATATCTATAACTATTCAGAGGAGCAGGTCAAAGAGATTCGCCGCTTTCTCTTGTATTTTAATGCTCAGCCTCCTGGATTAAATTTGCGGCGGATTGTTTGGAGCGGCAATCCGGCTCTGGAGAGCTTGGCCAAAAGTATTTTGCAGGCAGATAACGCTGCATTGGTGGAACAGGCCAAGCTAACCTCTGTTCCTGAAGTCTGGTTAAGGATACTTGGAGAAAATAATGGTTTTGCAGAACCGGCCATAGCCTATGCAATTCGGATTTTCCAAAAATCTATGTTACTTAACCTAGGGAGACAACCCGAGAAGAGTTTAAAGGTACAACTTAGGTATCAACGCTTGGTAGTTATCCTCATGGCTTTTCTAATTATCGGGAACAGTTTTTGGCTGTCGTTTCATCAGAAGACCTCCGTCTTGCAACAAGAAAATCGTAGACTTTCCCAAAAGGGTTATAAAATTGAAGCTCAACTTAGACAACAGCAAGAATTGACCAGATCCTGGGGAATTGCCCGAAGCCATTCCGGAAGAATTGGCGGCTCTCTGCGGCAAATACAAGCGTTGTTAGAGCCGCGGCTGACAATCCAAACATTAGACTACCGACAAGGCAATCTTTCCTTAACCGGCAGAGCATCAGATATCGAGTGTATTCAATCCTTAATTCAGGGACTTCGAAAGTTAGATTGGAATCGGCCTGTTTTGAGAGGCTATACGTCAACGTCGCCTGAGCATATTGAATTTTCTTTGAGTGCAAGTCGAAAAAGTGCTGATAGCTGA
- a CDS encoding type IV pilus twitching motility protein PilT, with protein MLLLEELCQVAAEKRASDIHLTAESPPVLRVDGSLMPLGTDKLSSLDLETFTYSLMNETQRKRFLELGELDFSYSLPRVGRYRVNAYRQRGSIGFVIRLIPYVIPTPESLGLPEVSLDLARLTKGLVLVTGPTGSGKSTTLASLIDYINRTRSCHIMTIEDPIEYLHKHQLSLVNQREIGCDTNSFSLALRSVLRQDPDVILVGEMRDLETISTAVTAAETGHLVFSTLHTNDATQSVDRMIDVFPPYQQQQIRVQLAAVLQGIISQQLFPRADHQGRVAAIEVMLATPAIRSLIREGKTHQLPTVIQTNSKLGMQTMDKAILDLVHKGLVEYDVVQEKLQSADGFRR; from the coding sequence GTGCTTTTGTTGGAAGAACTTTGTCAAGTCGCTGCAGAAAAGAGGGCGTCCGATATCCATTTAACAGCAGAAAGCCCTCCGGTTCTTCGGGTCGATGGTTCTTTGATGCCGTTAGGAACGGATAAACTGTCTTCACTTGATTTAGAAACCTTTACCTATTCCCTAATGAACGAGACCCAAAGAAAACGCTTCCTGGAATTAGGAGAGTTAGATTTTTCATATAGTTTGCCGAGAGTAGGGCGATATCGGGTCAATGCTTATCGGCAAAGAGGCTCTATCGGATTTGTTATTCGCTTGATTCCTTATGTCATTCCTACTCCGGAAAGTCTCGGTCTCCCGGAAGTGAGCCTTGACTTAGCCCGCTTGACTAAAGGCTTAGTTCTGGTAACAGGTCCCACCGGGAGTGGAAAATCCACAACTCTTGCCTCCTTGATTGACTATATTAACCGGACGAGATCTTGTCACATTATGACGATTGAAGATCCCATTGAGTATTTACATAAGCATCAATTAAGTTTAGTTAATCAACGGGAGATTGGCTGCGATACAAATTCTTTTTCTCTGGCTTTGCGCTCAGTTCTGCGGCAGGATCCCGATGTGATTTTAGTAGGAGAAATGAGGGATCTAGAAACGATTTCCACTGCAGTGACAGCAGCTGAAACCGGCCACTTAGTCTTTAGTACTCTGCATACCAATGACGCCACTCAATCAGTAGATCGAATGATTGACGTTTTTCCGCCTTATCAGCAGCAACAAATTCGCGTTCAGCTGGCTGCGGTGCTGCAAGGTATTATATCTCAGCAGCTATTTCCAAGAGCTGATCATCAGGGGCGGGTTGCAGCCATTGAGGTCATGCTGGCAACTCCGGCAATTCGCAGTCTTATTCGCGAGGGCAAAACTCATCAACTCCCCACAGTGATTCAGACAAACAGTAAACTTGGTATGCAAACTATGGACAAGGCCATTCTTGACCTTGTTCACAAAGGATTGGTAGAGTATGACGTTGTTCAGGAAAAACTGCAAAGTGCTGATGGTTTTCGGAGATGA
- a CDS encoding GspE/PulE family protein yields the protein MDYSELSGVTSVMMNNSYLSFQELTDELKMLLAEDSGGDDLRRSGFLAQEETLDEVLRKFLGIPEVSLTQVTFDPEVVRLIPEETARRYTLIPYQCHDGILNVAMSDPTNEQALRTIRIMTGMEIVPFYARKEDIQTAIRQHLTVEQSVAQLTHLTDQFHREMNAGKETSESISWEEDAPTLRLVYSLLQEAVIEAVSDIHWEPHQNDFVVRYRIDGKLIKKHTLSSQMARTVISSLKVMSNMDVAERRIPQDGRMSFSAGSRRVDLRMSSLPTVHGEKIVVRILDPEMAQRSLEELGMRSEVKAGVQGLLKHPNGLILVVGPTGSGKTTTLYALLRELNAEEQNIISIEEPVEYQLPGINQVQVNLPAGLSFAVGLRHILRQDPDVIMIGEIRDEETARIAITASLTGHLVLSTLHTNTAAEALVRLLDMGIEPYLLASAVTGVLSQRLVRRLCDVCKKSSNVSDIEKKALRLPAAIKQLYHSQGCPKCLGIGFRGRIGIHEFLPYNQEIRELILARHNSQDIERQATLSGMLTIYEDGLLKVAQGLTTIEEVLFTTSETEG from the coding sequence ATGGATTATTCAGAGTTATCAGGAGTTACATCAGTAATGATGAACAATTCTTATTTAAGCTTTCAAGAGCTTACTGATGAATTAAAAATGCTATTGGCTGAGGATAGCGGCGGAGACGATCTTAGACGGAGCGGATTCTTAGCTCAAGAAGAGACGTTGGATGAGGTGCTGCGAAAGTTCTTGGGTATTCCTGAGGTTTCGCTGACTCAAGTCACATTTGACCCGGAGGTTGTTCGTTTAATTCCTGAAGAAACGGCACGTCGTTATACCCTTATACCCTATCAATGTCACGATGGAATCTTAAACGTTGCTATGTCAGACCCTACAAATGAACAGGCACTACGAACGATTCGGATCATGACCGGAATGGAAATTGTTCCGTTTTATGCACGGAAAGAGGATATACAAACCGCCATCCGCCAGCATTTGACGGTAGAACAATCTGTGGCTCAATTAACCCATCTTACGGATCAGTTCCATCGAGAAATGAACGCTGGGAAAGAAACTTCGGAATCTATTAGCTGGGAAGAAGATGCTCCGACCCTCAGATTAGTGTACTCCCTGCTTCAAGAGGCAGTGATTGAGGCAGTCAGTGATATTCACTGGGAACCGCATCAGAATGATTTTGTAGTTCGTTATCGCATTGACGGTAAACTCATCAAAAAACATACTCTCTCGAGCCAAATGGCTCGAACGGTTATTTCTTCCCTGAAGGTAATGTCTAATATGGATGTTGCTGAACGGAGGATTCCCCAGGACGGGCGAATGTCTTTTAGTGCCGGGTCCCGGCGTGTTGATTTGCGTATGTCTTCCTTGCCGACGGTTCATGGAGAGAAAATTGTCGTCCGTATTCTTGATCCTGAGATGGCACAGCGTTCTTTAGAAGAACTGGGGATGCGTTCGGAGGTTAAAGCAGGAGTTCAAGGGTTATTGAAGCATCCGAATGGTTTGATTTTAGTGGTCGGCCCTACCGGTAGCGGTAAAACGACAACCCTTTATGCACTTCTGCGCGAATTAAATGCTGAGGAGCAGAACATTATCTCAATTGAGGAGCCTGTTGAATATCAACTTCCGGGGATTAACCAGGTCCAGGTCAATCTCCCGGCGGGACTTAGTTTTGCAGTTGGCTTGAGGCATATTTTGCGGCAGGATCCCGATGTTATTATGATTGGCGAGATACGCGATGAAGAAACGGCTCGGATTGCAATTACCGCTTCTCTGACGGGCCACTTAGTACTGTCTACGCTGCATACCAATACGGCTGCTGAAGCTTTAGTTCGTCTCTTGGATATGGGTATCGAACCGTATCTCCTGGCTTCCGCTGTAACAGGTGTCCTCTCACAACGCCTGGTACGTCGCTTATGTGACGTTTGCAAGAAGAGTTCCAACGTTTCAGACATAGAAAAGAAAGCCCTTCGGTTACCGGCTGCAATCAAGCAGTTGTATCATTCGCAGGGATGTCCTAAATGCTTGGGAATCGGGTTTAGAGGAAGAATCGGTATTCATGAGTTTTTGCCTTATAATCAGGAAATTAGGGAACTTATTCTTGCCCGGCACAATTCTCAGGATATAGAACGACAAGCAACTCTATCTGGTATGTTGACGATTTATGAAGATGGTCTTTTGAAGGTTGCCCAAGGTTTAACAACCATTGAAGAAGTGCTTTTTACGACTTCTGAAACAGAAGGTTAA
- the aroB gene encoding 3-dehydroquinate synthase — protein MSLPEKIEVSADRKYPVYLGAALEDLGGYIHSLPDKVEQILVISHKKVADLYLERLMTGLGDYTVDLMIVPAGEEEKSLDRLSRLTTDALGFGADRKTLVIALGGGVIGDLAGFFASVYMRGIRLIQVPTTLLAQVDSSIGGKVAVNHPAGKNILGAFHPPVAVWTDFRTLDSLPWIEVENGLAESIKHALITDSDFFSFFETQADSIKRRDPVIWREMVARSASIKVRVVSQDEREQGIRRLLNLGHSFGHALETEMNYRGVTHGQGVSIGIVAAAFLANAKGLITLNEVERIKQVLRCYDLPTSISRQDPHALLQRMETDKKNQGGRKILILPQGIGNAVVSKECKDEEILDAWQKVILEDN, from the coding sequence ATGAGTTTACCAGAAAAGATTGAGGTCTCAGCGGACCGGAAATATCCCGTTTATTTAGGGGCAGCTCTCGAGGATTTGGGAGGTTATATTCACTCCCTGCCTGATAAAGTTGAGCAAATTCTTGTCATCTCGCACAAGAAAGTTGCAGACCTCTATCTGGAACGACTCATGACAGGGTTAGGGGATTATACTGTTGATTTAATGATCGTTCCTGCCGGAGAAGAGGAGAAATCTTTAGATCGGTTGAGCAGGCTGACAACCGATGCTCTTGGTTTTGGGGCAGATCGCAAGACGCTGGTAATTGCTCTGGGCGGCGGGGTTATCGGAGATCTGGCCGGTTTCTTTGCAAGCGTTTATATGCGGGGTATTCGTTTGATTCAAGTTCCTACCACGCTGTTGGCCCAGGTTGATAGCAGCATAGGCGGTAAAGTTGCTGTGAATCACCCTGCGGGAAAGAATATTCTGGGAGCTTTTCATCCTCCGGTGGCTGTTTGGACAGATTTCAGGACTTTAGACAGTCTGCCTTGGATTGAAGTTGAGAACGGTTTGGCGGAAAGTATTAAACATGCTTTAATTACGGATTCCGATTTCTTCAGCTTTTTCGAAACTCAAGCAGACAGCATTAAGCGGAGAGACCCTGTAATCTGGCGTGAGATGGTGGCGCGGTCCGCTTCTATTAAAGTTCGTGTTGTATCTCAGGATGAGCGGGAACAAGGAATTCGCCGGTTATTGAATCTGGGACATAGTTTCGGGCATGCTTTGGAAACAGAGATGAACTATCGGGGAGTGACTCATGGGCAAGGAGTTAGTATTGGTATTGTTGCTGCTGCCTTCTTGGCCAATGCTAAGGGCTTGATCACTCTAAATGAGGTGGAAAGGATCAAACAAGTACTCCGATGTTATGATTTACCTACGTCGATTTCCCGGCAAGATCCTCACGCATTATTGCAGCGCATGGAGACAGATAAGAAAAATCAAGGAGGCCGCAAAATTCTTATTTTACCTCAAGGGATTGGGAATGCAGTAGTTTCTAAAGAATGCAAGGATGAAGAGATTCTGGACGCTTGGCAGAAGGTCATCCTTGAAGATAATTAA
- a CDS encoding type II secretion system protein GspG — protein MNRILGLKRVNGSEMGCTLWELMLVLGLMGILLSVVVPHFSSSATYVRSQIDLANIEKIEGAVQLYRIDVGTFPVSISDLVQWPRSIKGWRGPYLQAIPISPYSESGYQLNSLGQVIK, from the coding sequence ATGAATAGGATTCTAGGGCTAAAAAGAGTGAACGGCTCAGAAATGGGGTGTACCCTTTGGGAACTTATGCTGGTTCTTGGCTTGATGGGAATTCTTTTATCGGTGGTTGTTCCGCATTTTTCCTCCTCAGCAACATATGTAAGATCACAAATTGATTTAGCGAATATAGAAAAGATTGAAGGTGCCGTTCAGCTCTACCGGATTGACGTGGGAACTTTCCCAGTTAGTATCTCGGATTTAGTTCAATGGCCAAGGAGCATTAAGGGATGGCGGGGGCCTTACTTACAAGCGATTCCCATAAGTCCCTATTCCGAGTCGGGTTATCAACTTAACAGTTTAGGACAGGTCATAAAATAA
- a CDS encoding shikimate kinase, protein MRNIVLIGFMGTGKSTVGRRLAQALSWNFVDTDAEIGDVTELSVSEIFRRYGETRFRSEESIVVTRLAQTEEIVIATGGGTVLNPINWEVLAQNGIIVSLYAPLEVILQRIGHKNDRPLLRSSPEEIKTLFLERQPFYGKADFTIDTTIRSIDEVVSEILAQLGRMAIHEFTRKD, encoded by the coding sequence ATGCGAAACATAGTTCTCATTGGCTTTATGGGAACCGGCAAAAGTACGGTTGGCAGGCGTTTAGCTCAGGCCTTATCCTGGAATTTTGTCGATACGGATGCAGAAATCGGAGACGTTACAGAATTGAGTGTTAGTGAAATTTTTCGGCGGTATGGCGAGACTCGCTTCCGGTCTGAAGAAAGTATTGTTGTCACCAGACTGGCTCAGACCGAGGAAATTGTCATTGCCACCGGTGGAGGGACAGTTCTCAATCCTATAAACTGGGAAGTGTTGGCCCAAAATGGGATCATTGTCAGCCTTTATGCTCCTTTAGAAGTGATTCTCCAACGAATTGGTCATAAAAATGACCGGCCGCTTCTTAGAAGCTCTCCTGAAGAAATTAAAACGCTTTTTTTAGAACGGCAACCGTTCTATGGCAAGGCGGATTTTACCATTGACACGACAATCAGATCCATTGATGAAGTTGTGAGCGAAATTCTTGCTCAATTGGGAAGGATGGCTATTCATGAGTTTACCAGAAAAGATTGA
- a CDS encoding type II secretion system F family protein, translated as MSKHWFLWRAVNAQGALKTGRWLGNNTFEVQKLLKKEGYFPVIIKPQKICLRGLLQRSGIKWSRFARHLYSLLEAGIPLLQALEIMTSPRGNVSFEQKQWLNVKDSVLAGCDLSEALQQLKSPPSSYVLAMIKAGEHSGSLAKILNEVAVELEQDDAFRQKIRTALTYPSLLLLAVLLVLCGLSLGVLPMYERLFASMDVELPVLTKVIFVVGRKLPVILQVTAALLIAVLLSSKVWKLNRWQQYLKGKVRYLPYLGKVYLLKDLVQFTNILGRLLMTGIPLLEGLRLTSGTLQTSEMLTLTELLMQSVKQGNPIVDVLSASKIFPKEKTEMIAIAEEAGQLDKMFSHISQLLRTDLEYQLKQFTQLLGPALILILAGLIGLVAGGVMVPIFNLSSYLE; from the coding sequence ATGAGTAAGCACTGGTTTCTATGGCGGGCTGTTAATGCTCAAGGAGCTTTAAAAACCGGTCGTTGGCTCGGAAACAACACCTTTGAAGTTCAAAAGCTGCTTAAGAAAGAAGGATATTTTCCGGTTATAATCAAACCGCAGAAGATATGCCTTAGAGGTTTATTGCAGCGCTCCGGGATAAAGTGGAGTCGTTTCGCACGTCACCTGTATTCTTTATTGGAAGCGGGGATTCCCTTGCTCCAGGCTCTGGAAATAATGACCTCGCCGAGAGGAAACGTATCCTTTGAACAAAAACAATGGTTAAACGTTAAGGATTCCGTATTGGCGGGGTGTGATTTATCAGAAGCCCTTCAACAGCTTAAATCCCCTCCCAGCTCTTATGTATTGGCAATGATAAAAGCAGGAGAGCATTCGGGAAGCTTGGCAAAGATTTTAAACGAAGTCGCGGTAGAATTAGAACAAGACGATGCTTTCCGACAGAAAATAAGAACCGCACTCACCTATCCTAGCCTCTTATTACTGGCTGTTCTCCTTGTGCTCTGCGGTCTTTCCCTAGGTGTACTTCCAATGTATGAGAGGCTTTTTGCAAGTATGGATGTTGAATTGCCGGTATTGACCAAAGTCATTTTTGTAGTTGGTCGAAAATTACCTGTAATTTTGCAAGTGACAGCTGCTCTACTCATAGCAGTGTTGCTTAGCAGTAAGGTTTGGAAACTAAACCGTTGGCAGCAATATCTTAAAGGTAAGGTGAGGTATCTTCCGTATCTCGGAAAAGTATATCTTCTCAAAGATTTAGTACAATTCACAAATATCTTAGGTCGTTTGTTAATGACGGGAATTCCCTTGTTAGAAGGACTGCGTTTGACATCGGGAACGCTGCAAACTTCGGAAATGTTGACTTTGACAGAACTGCTAATGCAAAGTGTCAAGCAAGGTAATCCCATAGTCGATGTTTTATCCGCAAGTAAGATTTTTCCCAAGGAAAAAACAGAGATGATCGCCATTGCCGAAGAAGCCGGACAACTCGATAAAATGTTCTCCCATATTTCGCAATTATTGCGAACGGATCTTGAATATCAGCTTAAACAATTTACCCAATTGCTTGGACCTGCCCTGATTCTCATTTTGGCAGGACTTATTGGATTAGTGGCAGGGGGAGTTATGGTCCCTATTTTTAATCTTAGTTCATATCTGGAGTAA